The following proteins are co-located in the Dyadobacter chenwenxiniae genome:
- a CDS encoding ribonuclease inhibitor: MKIQLTIQGSSIRGISSFYDEINRVFMADEEWQIADSLDALDDLLYGGFGAARGATELEINWADVEFSRTALGYEETKRYYLGKLKPGSPFNKAFFLEKLKALNNGNGKTYFDLVMEIFSSHANITILTNQR; the protein is encoded by the coding sequence ATGAAAATCCAACTGACGATTCAAGGCAGCTCAATCCGAGGGATCTCATCGTTTTATGATGAGATCAACAGGGTTTTTATGGCAGATGAAGAATGGCAGATTGCAGACAGCCTGGATGCCCTGGATGATCTGCTATATGGAGGATTCGGAGCAGCCAGGGGTGCAACAGAACTTGAAATCAACTGGGCGGATGTTGAATTCAGCCGGACCGCATTGGGTTATGAAGAAACCAAGCGGTATTACCTGGGAAAACTGAAACCCGGATCGCCTTTTAATAAAGCGTTTTTTTTAGAAAAGTTAAAAGCGCTCAACAACGGAAACGGAAAGACCTATTTCGACCTGGTCATGGAGATATTTTCCAGTCATGCTAACATTACGATTTTGACAAACCAAAGATAA
- a CDS encoding choice-of-anchor I family protein, translating to MKNKNLLALTLLAAAFNSCTDHFPENPETPVVFKEVASIDLGETAASEISAYDPATARLFTVNNESAAKVDVLDLSAFPAITKLQSIDISKLGGVANSVAVSQGKLAIALEASNKQANGNLIVMNTATLTTIKQIAVGALPDMVTFSPDGKYIVTANEGEPNADYTADPEGSVSIIDVTDNYNVKTLTFGAFAGSYNQLALGGFRVYGPGASFAQDIEPEYVAISSDSKKAFVTLQENNGIAELDLTTGTILKLHPLGSKDISKMANAMDASDKDNKIALAAWPVKSFYLPDAIAPFSSNGSDYLITANEGDAREYAAFDEQKRVSTLSLDATVFPDAVTLKKPENLGRLRVTSTRGDIDNDGDFDVLYGFGGRGFSIFNASTGQLVFDSASSLEEEVIKAGIYDDDRSDDKGVEPEGVTIGMIGNKPVGFIALERVDAVAIYDLSNPSAPKFLQILKTGDAPEGVLYVAPDKSPNGKGLLVTSNEGDGTVKFYQI from the coding sequence ATGAAAAACAAAAATTTACTCGCACTGACTTTACTTGCTGCGGCTTTTAATAGTTGCACAGACCATTTCCCTGAAAATCCGGAAACGCCCGTCGTATTCAAAGAAGTTGCTTCTATCGATCTGGGTGAGACTGCTGCTTCGGAGATCTCCGCATACGATCCGGCAACAGCCAGGCTTTTCACAGTCAACAATGAATCGGCAGCCAAAGTGGATGTATTAGATTTATCTGCATTCCCGGCTATAACCAAACTGCAATCGATCGATATCTCAAAGCTGGGTGGTGTTGCTAACAGCGTTGCTGTGTCTCAAGGCAAACTGGCCATTGCGTTGGAAGCATCCAACAAGCAAGCCAACGGAAACCTTATTGTGATGAATACGGCAACATTGACGACAATCAAACAAATAGCAGTTGGCGCCTTGCCGGACATGGTAACTTTCAGCCCTGATGGCAAATATATTGTGACGGCAAATGAAGGCGAACCCAATGCTGACTACACAGCTGATCCTGAGGGATCTGTATCAATCATTGACGTTACAGATAATTACAACGTAAAAACGCTCACATTCGGAGCTTTTGCCGGATCCTACAACCAGCTGGCATTGGGCGGTTTCCGGGTGTATGGGCCGGGGGCAAGCTTCGCCCAGGACATTGAGCCTGAGTATGTTGCTATTTCCAGTGATTCCAAAAAAGCTTTTGTGACCTTGCAGGAAAACAACGGGATTGCAGAGCTGGACTTAACTACGGGAACAATTCTAAAACTCCACCCACTGGGCAGCAAGGACATCAGCAAAATGGCCAATGCGATGGATGCCAGTGATAAAGACAACAAAATCGCACTGGCAGCGTGGCCTGTAAAGTCGTTTTACCTGCCCGATGCTATCGCGCCATTCTCCTCTAATGGTTCGGACTACCTGATTACAGCCAATGAAGGCGATGCCCGCGAATATGCTGCTTTTGATGAGCAAAAAAGGGTAAGCACCCTATCGCTGGACGCAACAGTATTCCCCGATGCAGTTACTTTGAAAAAGCCTGAAAACCTGGGCCGCCTGCGTGTTACCAGCACCCGCGGCGACATTGACAATGATGGCGATTTCGATGTGCTTTATGGGTTTGGAGGCCGCGGTTTCAGTATTTTCAATGCATCAACCGGCCAGCTCGTGTTCGACTCAGCCAGTTCGCTTGAAGAAGAAGTCATCAAAGCCGGGATCTATGACGATGACCGCTCCGATGACAAAGGTGTAGAGCCGGAAGGTGTCACCATTGGCATGATAGGCAATAAGCCGGTTGGCTTCATCGCTTTGGAACGTGTGGATGCTGTTGCTATTTACGACCTGAGCAATCCCAGCGCTCCTAAGTTTCTTCAAATCTTGAAAACCGGCGATGCACCAGAGGGCGTACTTTACGTGGCACCCGACAAAAGCCCGAACGGCAAAGGATTGCTGGTAACCAGCAATGAAGGAGATGGAACTGTAAAGTTTTATCAGATCTGA
- a CDS encoding RagB/SusD family nutrient uptake outer membrane protein yields the protein MFDKKYKLTHIITVFALCVLSSCSTDFIDLENPNAVSNASYYQSPGEVEAAVNGIYQSLRNGNGIGETSALYSEERSDNTGRNDNQSNAGEPFQFNDFSLLPSNTYLKSHWLALYQTITRSNQVLEGIEKVTFTDNDLKERYKAEAKFMRALIYFHLVRRWGDVPLITRPLTFAEVQESTFREKQDVVYQQIVTDLTEAVSSPLPDVQTSATKGKVTKAAANALLGQVYLTMATTLDQANRTANLNQAKNYLTACYNLRTFGMLKEIPYADVFDVAKKSTVPEIIFQVVNKQGDINFSSAIARNNQAKGETINSLVTSTGAGGNVTPDLVLDYEEADVRKDFNIKFANDPIVRDYFITKFRDASPAATNQGFGGNDWILIRYADVILMLAEVNMYLGNEAAAIGFLDQVRERAGLPLYAASIRNTTYRAKYPTLKLAILHERRSELAFENHRWFDLLRFLTTDELVTYFKAKSQDNFGLAKLSNFGPKDRYYPIPFDEYKLNPTKMYQNPGY from the coding sequence ATGTTTGACAAAAAATATAAATTAACCCATATCATTACTGTGTTCGCGCTTTGCGTGCTCAGCTCCTGCTCCACTGATTTTATTGACCTGGAAAACCCTAATGCAGTTTCCAATGCATCATATTACCAATCGCCCGGCGAGGTGGAGGCTGCGGTAAATGGTATTTATCAGTCGCTGCGCAATGGCAACGGAATCGGCGAGACAAGCGCGCTTTACAGTGAAGAACGTTCAGACAACACAGGCAGGAACGATAACCAATCTAATGCAGGTGAGCCGTTTCAGTTCAATGATTTTTCACTTTTGCCCAGCAACACTTACCTGAAAAGCCACTGGCTCGCATTGTATCAAACCATTACCCGGTCAAATCAGGTTCTCGAGGGAATTGAAAAGGTAACTTTTACGGACAATGACCTGAAAGAGAGATACAAGGCAGAAGCCAAATTCATGCGTGCATTGATTTACTTCCATCTTGTGCGCAGGTGGGGCGATGTACCATTGATCACCAGGCCATTGACTTTTGCAGAAGTGCAGGAGAGCACGTTTCGCGAGAAGCAGGATGTGGTTTATCAGCAAATTGTTACAGATCTGACCGAAGCAGTGAGCAGCCCTTTGCCTGATGTGCAAACGAGCGCTACCAAAGGAAAAGTTACCAAAGCCGCCGCTAACGCATTGCTCGGACAAGTTTACCTGACGATGGCCACCACACTGGATCAGGCCAACCGGACGGCGAATCTGAACCAGGCGAAAAACTATCTGACCGCTTGTTACAACCTGCGCACTTTCGGTATGCTGAAAGAAATCCCTTATGCCGATGTTTTTGATGTAGCTAAAAAATCCACGGTTCCCGAAATCATTTTCCAGGTCGTTAACAAGCAGGGCGACATTAACTTTTCGTCAGCCATTGCCCGGAATAATCAAGCCAAAGGTGAAACCATCAATTCGCTGGTAACCTCAACGGGTGCAGGCGGTAATGTTACCCCGGACCTTGTGCTGGACTACGAAGAAGCTGATGTCAGGAAGGATTTCAACATTAAGTTTGCCAACGACCCGATCGTTCGCGATTATTTTATTACCAAATTCCGTGATGCGAGCCCTGCGGCAACAAACCAGGGCTTTGGCGGAAACGACTGGATATTGATCCGTTATGCCGATGTGATCTTAATGCTCGCCGAAGTCAATATGTATCTGGGCAACGAAGCTGCTGCCATCGGCTTTCTCGACCAGGTGAGGGAACGCGCCGGCCTGCCTTTGTATGCAGCATCCATCCGCAACACGACTTACCGCGCCAAGTATCCGACGCTGAAACTCGCGATCCTGCATGAGCGCCGCTCAGAGCTTGCCTTTGAAAACCACCGCTGGTTTGATCTGCTACGCTTTTTGACAACCGATGAGCTTGTCACCTATTTTAAGGCCAAAAGCCAGGACAATTTCGGTCTTGCCAAACTTTCCAACTTTGGACCGAAGGACCGTTACTACCCGATCCCCTTTGACGAATACAAGCTGAATCCGACTAAAATGTATCAGAATCCCGGATATTGA
- a CDS encoding SusC/RagA family TonB-linked outer membrane protein → MKKLLLPIVPVVIAGSLVFSALSPARAAKPDHHVSISHADRQAPKIRVTGRVLDDNGDPLLGVTVIEKGNNSRGAVTDVNGEFVIEAAAGSTLVFSFVGFLAQEVVISDEKPLNVQLKQDAMMLDEVVAVGYQTLRKSDLTGAVSSVKAKELNLTTPTVGQALVGKVAGVQISQVSGAPYVGTKIRVRGVGSINASSDPLYVIDGYPAGNDVFINPNDIESIDILKDAASAAIYGSRAAGGVVLITTKRGKEGKGKLEYDYQFGVHQLAKKVDMLNSSEFAQLLIDGRNNTYRDLMVNGGKPWNDAMFSDENATRIKNLGGSAGSVSIPTDMYDFANQRLITPKYNTDWQDELYRNAPVSRHNISFSGGQKGLRYAISGGHLTQQGIILSTKQERTNFRANIDADVNKKLKVGANLAYTYNTNREVQEGRFNQGPILGALVYMPIFKAYNEDGSLAKNEAAALSSGFGLQSVENPVALATETHINRAGQRGTYNGFATFEIVKDLTFKLNLGLQTYNEKYEYYRPTSLSEGANPPGSPQAIAAANAVSRNVSFMDKLAEFTLNYKKAWGKHSFDGLLGYTAQQNNRDVISVTARGFQNDRIEEITGKGADAIYFGLNTGNPETDGTGKTNWTLLSYLARAVYNFDNKYYLTASFRTDGSSRFGPNNRWGSFPSVSAGWNISNEPFYNDLLGKSSTMKLRASWGLSGNNNIGNYNFLQTMAAPGGVVFGNGTVNTALWADGIKDQNLGWESTSQYNVGLDLGLFEDRLSIIANYYLSRSYNLLFNQPLSAISGSSTILTNLRNSKVQNTGFDIQADARVISKTDFNLNISGNFSLNRNKVLDMGGANTILSTGAERSYITHITQQGQPIGMFYGFKVKGMVRESDMENLAADNAVYNASTQKFPAGYVPKGPARSTASTNPLRPGDLYFEDLNADGVVNDADKQVIGTPHPKFTYGFAISASYKNLDFSSSFNGIYGNQVLDGQDYYIYNMEGSGNQYSKVLDRYRSEAQPGDGKVYRAARGGTQSNSTRLSTFYLQDGSFLRCTNLTLAYNFPQIAQISKNAISNLRVYVGVDNAFTLTKYLGYNPEVDYNDGSNLTPGVDYGKYPLARAYNVGVRITF, encoded by the coding sequence ATGAAAAAACTACTTTTACCCATTGTTCCTGTGGTAATTGCTGGTTCCCTGGTTTTCAGTGCCCTTAGCCCGGCAAGGGCGGCAAAGCCAGACCACCATGTATCAATCAGTCACGCCGACCGTCAAGCACCAAAAATCCGTGTGACGGGCCGCGTGCTTGACGACAACGGAGACCCGTTGCTGGGCGTTACTGTGATCGAAAAGGGGAACAACAGCCGCGGCGCAGTGACGGATGTGAACGGAGAGTTTGTCATCGAAGCGGCCGCAGGATCCACGCTCGTGTTTTCTTTCGTTGGATTCCTGGCTCAGGAAGTGGTGATTTCGGATGAAAAACCGCTCAATGTTCAATTGAAGCAAGATGCGATGATGCTCGATGAGGTTGTTGCCGTGGGTTATCAGACGCTCAGAAAAAGTGATCTGACCGGCGCAGTTTCAAGCGTAAAGGCGAAAGAGCTTAACTTGACTACCCCAACTGTGGGCCAGGCCCTGGTGGGAAAAGTGGCTGGTGTACAAATTTCACAAGTGAGTGGCGCACCCTATGTTGGCACAAAAATCCGTGTTCGGGGCGTCGGCTCGATCAATGCGAGCTCCGATCCCCTTTATGTGATTGATGGCTATCCGGCTGGAAATGATGTATTCATTAATCCCAACGACATTGAATCGATTGATATATTAAAAGATGCGGCCTCTGCGGCTATTTACGGTTCACGTGCGGCGGGCGGTGTGGTTTTGATCACAACAAAGCGGGGCAAGGAAGGAAAGGGAAAGCTGGAATACGATTATCAGTTCGGGGTGCATCAGCTGGCAAAAAAGGTGGATATGCTCAATTCATCCGAGTTCGCCCAGTTGCTGATCGACGGCCGCAACAACACCTACCGCGACCTGATGGTAAACGGCGGCAAACCCTGGAACGACGCCATGTTTTCGGATGAAAACGCAACTCGGATCAAAAACCTGGGTGGCAGCGCAGGCTCGGTAAGTATCCCTACCGACATGTATGATTTTGCAAACCAGCGGTTGATCACACCCAAATACAACACCGACTGGCAGGATGAGCTTTACCGAAATGCGCCGGTGAGCCGACATAACATTAGTTTTAGTGGCGGACAAAAAGGGCTTCGCTATGCCATCAGCGGGGGACATCTTACCCAGCAAGGCATTATCCTGAGCACCAAGCAGGAACGCACGAATTTCCGGGCAAACATTGATGCTGACGTCAACAAAAAGCTGAAAGTTGGCGCTAATCTGGCCTACACCTACAATACCAACCGCGAAGTCCAGGAAGGACGCTTTAACCAGGGACCTATCCTGGGAGCACTGGTGTATATGCCGATCTTCAAAGCTTACAACGAAGACGGTTCGCTTGCCAAGAACGAGGCGGCGGCATTGAGCTCGGGGTTTGGTCTGCAATCCGTTGAAAATCCGGTGGCCCTTGCCACAGAGACACACATTAACAGAGCCGGGCAGCGCGGGACCTACAATGGATTTGCCACATTTGAAATTGTTAAAGATCTGACATTCAAACTAAACCTGGGATTACAGACTTACAATGAAAAATATGAATATTACCGGCCAACCAGCCTGAGCGAGGGCGCTAACCCTCCGGGATCACCGCAAGCCATAGCAGCTGCCAACGCCGTATCGCGGAACGTCAGCTTTATGGACAAGCTGGCTGAATTTACCCTGAACTACAAAAAAGCATGGGGCAAACACAGTTTCGACGGATTGCTTGGTTATACAGCGCAGCAGAATAACCGTGACGTAATTTCGGTAACGGCACGCGGATTCCAGAATGACCGGATCGAAGAGATCACCGGAAAAGGCGCAGATGCTATTTATTTTGGTCTGAACACCGGTAATCCCGAAACCGACGGAACGGGAAAAACCAACTGGACATTACTCTCCTACCTGGCACGCGCGGTTTACAATTTTGACAACAAATATTACCTGACAGCTTCCTTCCGTACCGATGGTTCGTCGCGTTTCGGTCCAAACAACCGTTGGGGAAGCTTCCCGTCGGTGTCGGCAGGCTGGAACATTTCGAATGAGCCTTTCTACAATGACTTGCTGGGCAAATCCTCAACGATGAAATTGCGCGCCAGCTGGGGATTGAGCGGGAACAACAACATTGGTAACTACAACTTCCTGCAAACCATGGCCGCTCCGGGCGGTGTTGTTTTTGGAAACGGAACGGTTAACACCGCTCTTTGGGCAGATGGAATTAAAGATCAAAACCTGGGCTGGGAGTCTACTTCACAATATAATGTGGGGCTCGACCTGGGGTTGTTTGAGGACAGGCTTTCTATCATTGCAAACTATTACCTGAGCCGGTCCTACAACCTGCTCTTCAACCAGCCGCTTTCGGCCATCTCAGGTTCATCGACCATTCTGACAAACCTGAGAAACTCAAAGGTGCAGAACACGGGCTTTGACATCCAGGCTGATGCGCGCGTGATTTCAAAGACTGATTTTAACCTGAATATCAGCGGAAACTTCTCGCTGAACCGCAACAAAGTCCTGGATATGGGCGGTGCCAACACGATCCTTTCTACGGGTGCAGAACGCTCTTACATCACGCACATTACCCAGCAGGGACAGCCGATCGGGATGTTTTATGGTTTTAAAGTAAAAGGCATGGTGCGCGAGTCGGACATGGAGAACCTGGCTGCGGACAACGCGGTTTACAATGCTTCTACCCAGAAATTCCCGGCGGGTTACGTTCCAAAAGGCCCTGCGCGCTCAACGGCTTCGACGAATCCGCTTCGTCCGGGTGATCTTTATTTCGAGGACCTCAATGCTGATGGCGTTGTGAATGATGCAGATAAGCAAGTGATCGGCACGCCGCATCCGAAATTCACTTACGGATTTGCGATTTCAGCCAGCTATAAGAATCTGGATTTCAGTTCGTCGTTCAACGGAATTTACGGCAACCAGGTGCTGGATGGTCAGGATTATTACATTTACAATATGGAAGGATCGGGCAATCAGTATTCCAAAGTGCTGGACCGCTATCGCTCCGAAGCTCAGCCAGGTGACGGCAAAGTATACCGCGCTGCACGCGGAGGCACGCAAAGCAACAGCACGCGCCTTTCCACATTTTATCTGCAAGACGGTTCATTTCTCAGATGCACGAACCTGACTTTGGCCTATAACTTTCCTCAGATCGCCCAGATCAGCAAAAATGCGATCAGTAACCTGCGGGTTTATGTGGGCGTAGACAACGCGTTTACACTGACCAAATATCTTGGCTATAACCCGGAAGTGGATTACAACGACGGATCCAACCTGACGCCGGGTGTTGATTATGGTAAATATCCTCTTGCCCGCGCATACAATGTTGGCGTGCGAATCACCTTTTAA
- a CDS encoding winged helix-turn-helix transcriptional regulator — translation MSKRKENSTNSINRKTLSEFCGVVHALDLIGGRWKMLILYKLQKGKMRFSELKNHLPNISERMLTLQLKELEKDHLIARTIQAEVPVRVEYSLTDFAKILNPIWLAMEQWGDAHREAFITQNQPDMPESGITNPVQAH, via the coding sequence ATGTCAAAACGAAAGGAAAATTCTACTAACAGCATTAACCGTAAGACGCTAAGCGAGTTCTGCGGCGTTGTTCACGCCCTGGACCTGATTGGCGGGCGCTGGAAGATGTTGATCCTTTATAAATTACAAAAGGGTAAAATGCGTTTTAGCGAATTAAAGAATCACCTTCCCAACATTAGCGAACGCATGCTGACCCTGCAATTGAAAGAGTTGGAAAAAGACCACCTTATAGCGCGTACAATACAAGCAGAAGTCCCTGTCCGTGTAGAATACAGTCTAACAGATTTCGCAAAAATACTCAACCCGATATGGCTCGCTATGGAGCAGTGGGGCGACGCCCATCGGGAAGCATTCATCACTCAAAATCAGCCTGACATGCCTGAAAGTGGCATTACCAACCCAGTTCAGGCACATTAA
- a CDS encoding NAD(P)H-dependent oxidoreductase → MRVLLIYAHPEPKSFNGAMFRKAQETLLQAGHQVRVSDLYAMQFDPVSGRDNFTGIENADFFKQQLEEVYATKNGTFVQLIAAEQEKVEWCDVMIWQFPLWWFSVPGILKGWVDRVFAMGRFYGEGRIYETGVFKEKKALLALTTGGNEDAYLKDGLQGDIHGILRPIQRGIFEFTGFTVLAPHVVYGPARLTSGQRDAELHRWQQRVLALEAEPGFEVGRY, encoded by the coding sequence ATGAGAGTATTGCTGATTTACGCGCACCCCGAACCAAAAAGTTTTAATGGTGCAATGTTCCGGAAAGCGCAGGAAACCCTTTTGCAGGCGGGTCACCAGGTACGCGTGTCCGATCTTTACGCCATGCAGTTTGATCCGGTGTCGGGGCGGGATAATTTCACCGGAATTGAAAATGCGGATTTCTTCAAACAACAGCTGGAAGAAGTGTATGCAACCAAAAATGGCACCTTCGTTCAACTTATTGCGGCAGAACAGGAAAAGGTCGAATGGTGTGATGTAATGATCTGGCAGTTTCCGCTATGGTGGTTCAGCGTCCCGGGAATCCTGAAAGGCTGGGTGGACCGTGTGTTTGCCATGGGACGCTTCTATGGCGAAGGCAGGATCTACGAAACCGGTGTTTTCAAAGAAAAAAAGGCACTGCTTGCGCTTACAACAGGCGGAAACGAAGACGCATATTTAAAAGACGGCCTGCAAGGCGATATCCATGGTATTCTCCGCCCGATCCAACGGGGCATCTTTGAATTTACCGGTTTTACCGTCCTGGCCCCGCATGTGGTATATGGGCCGGCCAGGCTTACATCAGGGCAGCGCGACGCAGAATTGCATCGCTGGCAGCAGAGGGTGCTTGCTTTGGAAGCGGAGCCAGGCTTCGAGGTTGGCCGCTACTAG
- a CDS encoding ABC transporter permease, whose translation MLRNYLRIAQRNLLRHKRFSLINVIGLTTGLTCCFMIMVFVRHELSYDTFHKKFDRIYRLTYMPKFAGYTQFLALTPPVASPLLPDHFSEIERSARLYRNNATMEVPVGSTIKPVKFDEDHFYFADSTLVDIFSLDFLEGDSRTALRNKYSVVITDKVAGKYFGKQPALGKTILYEGKHPLKVTGVIRQLPDNSHIRIDLLSDYQTMFATESEAARNTLPQNWVITHSSTYVLLRPGASAESVNARFPQFLATHSDKQLANDIVYNLQPLADIHLNPEVEGNQEVSGSMTYIYVFLGVGLLTLLIACINFINLSTARSLRRAREVGIRKTLGSEKSQIVAQFLGESLLMSGMALILALLFTGLLIPVLNSLTGKQLAVSYLFSSPALLATFTCVAIVAGLLSGSYPAFFISRFQPIATLKGSFSAGDAKGGAIRHALLAMQFITSIVLVIGSLVAFQQLRYLLHKPLGFDKDLMVTADIRNEKITNVFASANDSAYLRLKTFKEALLKNTGISDVTFSTARMGSGVVLRNVVPQGKTQENSLFVGTLGTDFGFVNAYKLKLAAGRNLSETFQTDKNAAFLVNETGVKQLGWKSAEEAIGKSVNMEGKEGRIVGVLKDFHNQSLQNPIAGMLVHIDLPHLTQVSVKLTPENISGTMAFISAEWDKYFPEKGFDYEFLDQSIANAYESEQRLGKLIGYFAGLAILISCLGLYGLVSIVAQHRTREIGIRKVLGATVTNIVQLLSRDFLVLVAVSLVIASPIAWYMLDKWLANFAFKTTISWWVFAAAGALVITVTLLTVGLQTVKAALLNPVKSLRSE comes from the coding sequence ATGTTAAGGAACTACCTCAGAATTGCTCAGAGAAACTTGTTGCGACATAAGCGTTTCTCCCTCATTAATGTGATAGGACTCACCACTGGGCTGACTTGCTGCTTTATGATCATGGTGTTTGTGCGCCACGAGCTTAGCTACGACACCTTCCACAAGAAATTTGATCGCATTTACCGGCTCACCTATATGCCCAAATTTGCCGGTTACACACAGTTTTTGGCATTGACGCCGCCCGTTGCCTCACCATTACTTCCTGATCATTTCTCTGAAATCGAAAGATCAGCGCGCCTTTACCGAAACAATGCGACGATGGAAGTTCCGGTCGGCTCCACGATCAAGCCGGTCAAGTTTGATGAAGATCATTTCTATTTTGCCGACTCTACTTTGGTTGATATATTTTCCCTGGACTTTTTAGAAGGAGATTCCCGCACGGCACTGAGAAACAAGTATTCCGTTGTTATTACCGACAAAGTCGCAGGCAAATACTTCGGAAAGCAACCAGCGCTCGGGAAAACCATTCTTTATGAAGGAAAACATCCACTTAAAGTTACTGGCGTGATCCGTCAGCTGCCCGACAATTCACATATCCGCATCGATCTGCTTTCCGATTATCAGACCATGTTTGCGACCGAAAGCGAAGCGGCACGTAACACGCTGCCGCAGAACTGGGTGATCACGCATTCGTCTACTTATGTATTGCTGCGGCCGGGAGCGTCAGCCGAAAGTGTCAATGCGCGCTTTCCTCAATTCCTGGCCACCCACTCCGATAAGCAGCTCGCAAATGATATCGTTTACAATTTGCAGCCGTTGGCGGATATCCATTTGAATCCGGAGGTGGAAGGGAATCAGGAAGTTTCGGGCAGCATGACTTATATCTATGTTTTCCTGGGGGTCGGATTATTGACCCTGCTGATCGCCTGCATTAACTTCATTAACCTTTCTACGGCGAGATCGCTGCGCAGGGCCAGGGAAGTTGGTATCCGCAAGACATTAGGTAGTGAAAAAAGCCAGATCGTTGCACAATTCCTGGGCGAATCGCTACTAATGAGTGGTATGGCTCTGATATTGGCTTTGCTTTTTACGGGGCTTTTAATCCCGGTGCTCAATAGTCTTACAGGCAAGCAACTGGCTGTTTCCTACCTTTTTTCAAGTCCGGCTTTGTTGGCAACATTTACCTGCGTTGCGATTGTCGCAGGACTTCTTTCAGGCAGTTACCCCGCTTTTTTTATCTCCCGGTTTCAGCCGATAGCCACTTTAAAGGGAAGTTTCAGCGCAGGAGATGCGAAAGGCGGGGCCATCAGGCACGCATTGCTTGCCATGCAGTTTATAACTTCCATTGTGCTGGTAATCGGTTCTTTGGTGGCATTTCAGCAACTCAGATATCTTTTGCATAAGCCCTTGGGTTTTGATAAAGACCTCATGGTGACGGCCGATATCAGAAACGAAAAGATTACCAATGTGTTTGCATCAGCAAACGACAGCGCCTATCTGCGATTGAAGACTTTTAAGGAAGCATTGCTGAAAAATACCGGCATTAGCGATGTTACATTTTCAACAGCAAGAATGGGTAGCGGGGTTGTGCTGCGCAATGTCGTACCGCAGGGGAAAACCCAGGAGAACAGTCTCTTCGTTGGCACACTGGGGACGGATTTTGGTTTCGTAAATGCATACAAGCTAAAACTTGCGGCAGGGCGTAACCTTTCAGAAACTTTCCAAACCGACAAAAACGCCGCGTTCCTGGTCAATGAAACCGGTGTGAAACAATTAGGCTGGAAATCTGCAGAGGAAGCGATCGGAAAGTCGGTCAACATGGAAGGAAAGGAGGGTAGGATCGTGGGTGTATTGAAGGATTTTCACAATCAATCGCTTCAAAACCCCATTGCGGGCATGCTGGTGCACATCGACCTGCCACATCTTACGCAAGTTTCTGTCAAGTTAACGCCTGAAAACATCAGTGGGACGATGGCTTTTATTAGTGCCGAGTGGGATAAGTATTTTCCGGAAAAGGGTTTCGACTATGAATTCCTGGATCAAAGTATAGCAAATGCATATGAAAGCGAGCAGCGGCTCGGCAAGCTGATCGGTTATTTCGCCGGGCTGGCCATCCTGATCTCCTGCCTTGGATTATATGGACTTGTATCGATCGTTGCCCAGCACCGGACCAGGGAAATCGGCATACGAAAGGTGCTGGGTGCCACGGTGACCAACATTGTACAGCTATTATCCCGTGACTTTTTGGTTCTGGTAGCGGTTTCGCTTGTTATCGCAAGCCCTATTGCCTGGTACATGCTTGATAAGTGGCTCGCAAATTTTGCTTTTAAAACGACTATTTCATGGTGGGTTTTCGCCGCGGCGGGTGCGCTGGTAATCACGGTGACTTTGCTGACAGTGGGCTTGCAGACTGTGAAAGCAGCTTTGCTGAACCCCGTAAAGTCATTACGCTCAGAATAA